A genomic stretch from Desulfurococcaceae archaeon MEX13E-LK6-19 includes:
- a CDS encoding DEAD/DEAH box helicase — MRITDSIKYLESRGYSIVYEVEPFIEPERVDKRFTDIVEELGNLQELKEFASNRLYLHQFEAYNALLKGSNVILRSGTGSGKTEAWVMYFLNKVKQDKSFKAIAVYPTLALANDQIRRITLYSRAIGANVVQLDAPHRDMYMRELGRTKLRQMISSANIVVTNPAFLLHELKKYFIKQSSSLLESFFRKIDLIIIDELDFYGPRSLALLMAMIELLSIVSNVKPQVVLLTATLANPDELGSYLKDITGRDYVVIDGKPFHVENRLIVVLGKDLENVWKKIRGYLGSLSRRSDVDEDIIKALRDYKEFVKNPYRVLSYLEALGYDVPSIGIDYSEILGAYLEDDGVTLVFTKSIAKAEEVAKRLKTVYQEHSNRIASHHHLVSKEQRRQIEEAARRGEMKIIVSPRTLSQGIDIGTIVRIVHLGLPEDVREFIQREGRKGRRLEIPFTESIVIPSSRWDWDLLTKGLDALKKWLSLPLEKTIIIPRNLYIKLFTGIVKLLSPWLGLELSDHEKEALEKAGVLKKTGVDKKKLKWIWDRMGFYEFAPPYGIKRYLETKDGVRSLEPIGHCDLVERFQIGCIDYSSDAMVVRHSISARGRTVTAVYEKPLWEIRFWEDEALAEAYEEYLDIKTRWGEEPSLVKDLMRGKINTHVHCVVYPPRHGFGLLIKVPNRVVWIVSSEKPRVIKIKGRHVVTRDKKTIYVPTPVHGEYRDYTYGYIYEVDERLDTALLRLGLAYIMIVLRRVYGIAFETIMYGVEKIGDKKFFELHEPEATALIDELDWLDVRKSVMEYKPDELDLILLNQIDELAYADMLTLGVDWEPVREYALKILDYILSKEKIVVEISGLIEAIPKPSKAQKIVALDAIVEEIGGEDVFSPPLLLIAVAVFDGEETRTYIDLVLNIPGLKPKQELREIENLVEDLVYYNNFKIVVPARNIADSLEKTGLKKLPVLIRNTGIEAYSLTREELKNITIEDLFEVLPRIYGDMKIPRLPRIHRIVEKIRENKYTKLLDSEKDEITKHMEARVKALYLLYMLASSKSSDKK, encoded by the coding sequence TTGAGGATTACTGATAGTATAAAGTACTTGGAGTCCCGTGGCTACAGTATAGTCTATGAAGTAGAGCCTTTCATTGAGCCTGAGCGTGTCGACAAGAGATTTACCGATATAGTCGAGGAACTTGGCAATCTTCAGGAACTCAAAGAGTTCGCGAGTAACAGGCTTTATCTACACCAGTTTGAAGCCTATAATGCCCTGCTAAAAGGCTCGAACGTGATCCTCAGGTCTGGTACTGGCTCGGGTAAGACTGAAGCCTGGGTTATGTACTTCCTAAACAAGGTCAAGCAGGACAAGAGCTTTAAGGCGATCGCTGTATATCCAACACTTGCTCTTGCTAACGACCAGATCCGTAGGATAACCCTGTACTCCAGAGCTATTGGAGCTAATGTGGTACAGCTTGACGCTCCTCATAGAGACATGTACATGAGGGAGCTTGGTAGAACAAAGCTAAGGCAAATGATCTCTAGTGCCAATATTGTTGTGACAAACCCTGCTTTCCTACTTCATGAGCTCAAAAAGTATTTCATCAAGCAATCGAGTAGTCTCCTGGAGAGCTTCTTCAGGAAAATAGACTTAATTATTATTGATGAGCTCGACTTCTATGGTCCTCGTAGTCTAGCGTTACTAATGGCTATGATCGAGCTTTTGTCTATTGTGAGCAACGTCAAGCCCCAAGTAGTATTATTGACCGCTACGCTGGCAAACCCTGACGAGCTAGGTTCCTACCTCAAGGACATTACTGGTAGGGACTATGTTGTAATCGATGGCAAGCCCTTCCACGTGGAGAACAGATTGATCGTTGTTCTAGGTAAAGACCTGGAAAACGTGTGGAAGAAGATCAGAGGATACCTCGGTAGCTTGTCTAGGAGAAGCGATGTAGACGAGGATATCATCAAGGCTCTTAGAGACTACAAGGAGTTCGTTAAGAACCCCTATCGAGTCCTATCCTACCTTGAGGCACTAGGCTATGATGTACCGAGTATTGGTATAGACTATAGTGAGATCCTAGGAGCATACCTGGAGGACGATGGCGTCACTCTTGTTTTCACCAAGAGTATTGCTAAAGCCGAGGAAGTAGCCAAGAGACTGAAGACCGTATACCAGGAGCACAGCAATCGTATTGCATCACACCACCACCTTGTATCAAAAGAACAACGTAGACAGATCGAGGAGGCTGCACGTAGAGGAGAAATGAAGATCATCGTTAGCCCAAGGACTCTATCCCAAGGCATTGACATAGGCACTATAGTTAGGATCGTGCACCTGGGGCTCCCCGAGGATGTTAGAGAGTTTATTCAACGCGAAGGACGCAAGGGGAGGAGACTAGAGATACCATTCACCGAGTCAATAGTTATACCTAGCAGCCGCTGGGACTGGGATCTATTGACCAAAGGCTTGGATGCACTCAAGAAATGGCTTTCACTACCACTAGAAAAAACCATTATAATACCGAGGAATCTCTACATAAAACTCTTCACAGGCATAGTAAAGCTGTTATCGCCATGGCTTGGACTAGAGTTGTCCGACCACGAGAAAGAAGCCCTCGAGAAAGCCGGGGTACTCAAGAAAACAGGGGTTGACAAGAAGAAACTAAAGTGGATATGGGATCGCATGGGCTTCTACGAGTTCGCGCCACCATATGGTATCAAACGGTACCTTGAGACAAAAGATGGAGTACGCTCCCTGGAACCGATAGGCCACTGCGACCTCGTCGAGAGATTCCAGATCGGATGCATAGACTATTCAAGCGATGCAATGGTTGTTAGACACAGTATCTCGGCTCGCGGGAGAACAGTCACAGCAGTCTACGAGAAGCCCCTATGGGAGATCAGGTTCTGGGAAGACGAGGCACTCGCCGAAGCCTACGAGGAATACCTTGACATAAAAACGAGGTGGGGTGAAGAACCTAGTCTCGTCAAGGACTTGATGAGAGGCAAGATCAATACTCATGTTCACTGTGTAGTCTACCCGCCTAGACACGGTTTCGGACTCCTCATAAAAGTCCCGAACCGCGTTGTATGGATCGTGTCATCGGAGAAACCACGTGTCATAAAAATCAAGGGAAGACATGTTGTAACCAGGGATAAGAAGACGATATATGTGCCAACACCAGTTCACGGCGAGTACCGTGACTATACCTATGGATACATATACGAGGTTGACGAGCGTCTCGATACAGCACTGCTTAGACTAGGGCTAGCCTATATCATGATCGTGCTGAGGAGAGTCTATGGGATAGCATTCGAGACCATAATGTATGGTGTCGAGAAAATCGGTGACAAGAAGTTCTTCGAGCTCCACGAACCAGAAGCAACAGCCCTCATAGACGAGCTTGACTGGCTTGATGTCAGGAAGAGTGTTATGGAGTACAAGCCCGATGAACTAGACCTCATACTCTTGAACCAGATAGACGAGCTCGCCTACGCCGATATGCTCACACTAGGAGTAGACTGGGAGCCCGTAAGAGAATACGCACTAAAGATCCTAGACTACATTCTGTCTAAGGAGAAAATTGTTGTAGAAATCAGTGGGCTAATAGAGGCAATACCGAAGCCCAGCAAGGCCCAGAAAATCGTGGCCTTGGACGCTATAGTCGAAGAGATCGGTGGTGAAGACGTGTTTTCGCCACCACTACTACTCATAGCAGTAGCTGTCTTTGATGGGGAAGAAACGAGGACCTACATAGACTTAGTCCTCAATATACCGGGGCTCAAGCCTAAACAAGAGCTGAGAGAGATAGAGAATCTCGTAGAAGACCTCGTGTACTATAATAACTTCAAGATAGTGGTTCCAGCGAGAAACATTGCCGACTCTCTTGAGAAGACTGGTCTAAAGAAACTACCTGTCCTAATAAGGAATACGGGTATTGAAGCCTATAGTCTTACACGGGAGGAACTAAAGAATATAACTATCGAGGACTTGTTCGAAGTACTACCAAGAATCTACGGGGACATGAAAATACCGAGGCTACCCAGAATACATAGGATCGTGGAGAAAATACGTGAAAACAAGTACACAAAACTCCTAGACTCGGAGAAAGATGAAATAACAAAACATATGGAAGCACGTGTTAAAGCACTCTACCTACTATACATGTTAGCATCTTCAAAAAGCAGTGATAAAAAATAG
- a CDS encoding MBL fold metallo-hydrolase, producing the protein MVSNATLVVVVDNTSSPGLRSEWGWSAYIESPSWRVLFDAGGDPDVIECNMEALGINPEDLDFAVLSHHHGDHCGGFEFIGRVHRGLKVYVPPGDTGYLREWGLEPIVVKSSEKVADDAWVIGAFRSSPLSSLWEIAFAFKVDGKGLVVVVGCSHPGVEKFVEEAVRVSGEKEVYMVIGGLHNASRRIIDRLASRVKYIGAAHCSGDELRDYIRRRFIDKYVPVHVGLRLVF; encoded by the coding sequence GTGGTATCTAATGCTACTCTTGTAGTAGTTGTTGATAATACGTCTTCTCCTGGGCTCAGGAGTGAATGGGGTTGGTCTGCCTATATTGAATCGCCTTCTTGGAGAGTATTGTTTGATGCCGGTGGTGATCCCGATGTTATTGAGTGTAATATGGAGGCTCTTGGTATTAATCCCGAGGATCTTGATTTTGCTGTATTGAGTCATCATCATGGAGATCATTGTGGTGGCTTCGAGTTTATTGGACGTGTCCATAGGGGGCTTAAAGTCTATGTTCCGCCTGGTGATACAGGGTATCTTAGGGAATGGGGTCTAGAACCTATTGTTGTCAAGAGCTCTGAGAAAGTTGCTGATGATGCTTGGGTAATAGGTGCCTTCAGGAGCAGCCCCTTGAGTAGTCTTTGGGAGATAGCATTTGCCTTTAAGGTCGACGGCAAAGGTCTCGTGGTTGTCGTTGGTTGTTCTCATCCTGGTGTGGAGAAGTTTGTTGAAGAAGCCGTTAGGGTTTCCGGGGAAAAGGAGGTATACATGGTTATAGGTGGTCTCCATAATGCTTCTAGGAGGATAATCGATAGACTTGCTAGTAGAGTAAAATATATTGGAGCAGCCCATTGTAGTGGTGACGAGTTAAGAGATTATATCAGGAGGAGATTTATAGACAAGTATGTTCCTGTGCATGTGGGTCTACGACTAGTTTTTTAG
- a CDS encoding MFS transporter, translating into MLDRIGLTGFKRNYWVIVSTWVLVVFGSRIAMTYMSNYVYVLGGDERLVGYVLGVAAIPTAIVRILGGAYSDVYGRKKIIVKYTWVLAITSYLIAFAPDWRILLMAMLINSITLLYTPALQATLAESMPPGKRTLGFLYANIIPELLSIPAPLIGGFITSLYGVNDVTGYRIVFTINAVFLTIVAIIRHMFLEETIKPLKIPGAKLMDGVKGVYNLMLVMPRWLKRYLFLNYVVLSIPVMMYTYYGIRYVVHRGYNNMLYGWIVTMGITISMAITVYVTKKQISVKDTRPLGIIVLMMSLGIVLFALDGMPWIVIGGVLAQSGIVMRFAIGNALLHEYISNRLRARFSSFALASLDISSLVAGLVSGTLYPISPFYTMILASILCLPVGIVFLVKPIRPPLASIAKEVEDKIILKN; encoded by the coding sequence ATGCTTGACAGAATAGGGTTAACCGGGTTTAAGCGAAACTACTGGGTCATAGTATCTACATGGGTTCTCGTGGTATTCGGCTCAAGAATAGCCATGACATACATGAGCAACTATGTCTACGTGCTGGGTGGTGACGAGAGACTCGTAGGGTACGTACTGGGGGTAGCAGCGATTCCAACGGCTATTGTAAGGATTCTTGGTGGAGCATATAGTGATGTTTATGGCAGGAAGAAGATTATAGTAAAATACACATGGGTATTGGCCATAACAAGCTACTTAATAGCCTTTGCACCCGACTGGAGAATCCTGCTCATGGCAATGCTCATCAACAGCATCACATTACTCTATACGCCAGCACTCCAGGCAACACTTGCCGAGAGCATGCCTCCTGGGAAACGGACACTTGGATTCCTCTATGCCAATATCATACCCGAGTTATTGAGTATACCAGCACCACTAATCGGTGGCTTCATAACAAGTCTCTACGGTGTCAATGATGTCACAGGGTACCGTATAGTCTTCACTATTAACGCCGTATTCCTAACAATAGTAGCGATCATAAGGCATATGTTCCTTGAGGAGACGATAAAGCCTCTCAAGATACCTGGCGCAAAACTCATGGACGGTGTCAAGGGTGTCTATAACCTCATGCTGGTGATGCCACGTTGGCTAAAGAGGTATCTTTTCTTGAACTACGTTGTTTTATCGATCCCTGTAATGATGTACACATACTATGGTATAAGGTATGTTGTTCACCGTGGATACAATAACATGCTGTATGGATGGATTGTTACAATGGGGATCACTATATCAATGGCTATAACAGTCTATGTAACCAAGAAACAAATCAGTGTAAAGGATACGCGGCCCCTTGGCATAATAGTGCTCATGATGTCCCTAGGGATCGTATTGTTTGCACTAGATGGAATGCCATGGATAGTTATTGGTGGTGTACTAGCCCAGTCCGGTATAGTGATGAGGTTCGCTATAGGCAATGCTCTCCTGCACGAGTACATAAGCAATAGACTACGAGCAAGATTTTCTAGTTTCGCACTAGCATCACTAGATATATCATCACTCGTAGCAGGACTTGTCTCGGGTACACTATACCCTATTAGCCCATTCTATACAATGATACTTGCGTCAATACTTTGTCTCCCAGTAGGGATAGTATTCCTTGTAAAACCGATAAGACCGCCACTAGCCTCTATAGCGAAAGAAGTAGAGGATAAAATAATCCTAAAAAACTAG
- a CDS encoding class I SAM-dependent methyltransferase: MTPHNSWHPISVPYLPTNPDLFDLIFSVAKLSEKDVFYDLGCGDGRIVIEAAKRANVKKAVGIEIDENLVKVAREYARKAGVEDRVEIIHGDFFTVPIRDATVVYMYLTKRANELLKPKLIRELKIGTRIVTLDFEIPGWKPVSIINKNRLIQGTIYLYVRGVSDIYDIMGYSPVRKVIGTVYRSLIL; encoded by the coding sequence ATGACACCACACAACAGCTGGCACCCTATATCAGTACCTTATCTGCCAACTAACCCCGATCTATTCGACTTGATCTTCTCTGTTGCAAAACTTAGTGAGAAAGACGTATTCTACGACCTAGGATGTGGTGATGGAAGAATAGTTATTGAGGCTGCCAAGAGAGCTAATGTCAAGAAAGCTGTTGGTATAGAGATTGACGAGAATCTCGTAAAAGTAGCTAGAGAATACGCGAGAAAAGCTGGTGTAGAGGATCGTGTCGAGATTATTCACGGAGACTTCTTCACCGTACCAATAAGAGATGCCACAGTAGTATACATGTACTTAACCAAGCGTGCCAACGAGCTCTTGAAGCCCAAGCTTATACGTGAACTAAAAATCGGTACTAGGATAGTGACTCTAGACTTCGAGATACCTGGCTGGAAACCAGTATCAATAATCAATAAAAACAGGCTCATCCAGGGTACAATATACCTGTATGTCAGAGGGGTATCAGATATCTATGACATAATGGGCTATAGTCCAGTCCGTAAAGTCATCGGTACCGTGTATAGAAGTTTGATTTTATAG
- a CDS encoding DMT family transporter: MGSISVFLVLLLSSIVLVSISSASILVLLSGAPSYACAFWRLTISLIVLFSYGVLSGKRIIPCIRKLLLYSMVSGVFLGAHFLLWMESLFHIPVAVSTTIVVAFPLYNIVIDKVLFRESITRLQLIGFVMGFTGVLLFLHPSIIGDYSVYGVLLAMGGSLAVAVYFCIGRFVRRYEELLPYVIPAYSCGVFTVLIYIIVIGGELLGYSLRSYVFFVLLALIPMIGGHTVMNYLLRFMKTSSVTAIALGEPIGASILAYILLGQTIGFSEAVLMAVVLSSVFLIVYEEARGK, from the coding sequence TTGGGTAGCATTAGTGTGTTCTTAGTGCTACTGCTGTCAAGTATAGTGCTAGTTAGTATTTCGTCGGCTTCTATCTTGGTGTTGTTGTCTGGAGCACCATCGTATGCTTGTGCTTTCTGGAGACTCACGATATCACTTATAGTGCTTTTCTCTTATGGCGTCCTTTCCGGGAAAAGGATTATACCGTGTATCAGGAAACTACTGCTATATTCTATGGTTTCAGGAGTTTTCCTTGGAGCACATTTCTTGTTGTGGATGGAGTCGTTGTTCCATATTCCTGTTGCAGTCAGCACTACTATTGTTGTAGCTTTTCCTCTATACAATATTGTTATTGATAAAGTATTGTTTAGAGAAAGTATTACGAGGCTGCAGTTGATAGGGTTTGTCATGGGTTTCACGGGGGTTCTACTCTTTCTCCACCCGAGTATTATTGGCGACTATAGTGTTTATGGTGTGCTGCTTGCTATGGGTGGTTCTCTTGCTGTGGCTGTCTACTTTTGTATAGGTAGGTTTGTACGTAGATACGAAGAGTTGCTGCCATATGTTATACCAGCTTATTCTTGCGGTGTTTTCACGGTTCTAATCTACATTATTGTTATAGGCGGTGAGCTTCTCGGCTATAGTCTTCGCTCTTATGTCTTCTTTGTACTACTTGCTTTGATCCCGATGATTGGTGGCCATACTGTTATGAATTACCTGTTGCGGTTCATGAAGACGAGTAGTGTTACAGCGATTGCTTTGGGCGAGCCTATTGGTGCCTCGATTCTAGCCTATATTCTCCTCGGCCAGACCATAGGGTTTAGTGAAGCTGTCTTGATGGCTGTGGTGCTGTCTTCTGTTTTCCTTATTGTCTACGAGGAGGCTCGGGGGAAGTAA
- a CDS encoding glycerate kinase, which translates to MLGDIISSAIKNYDELVGHGVLYRHVLDILLEGLKAADPVEAVSRSVTVKDWDIVVADRVFRDFDRVHVVGFGKASVGMARGLHRVLGDAIYGGVVISPFPSGDIGPVKVVVGDHPIPGDRTLEASRRLVEYVKETVEPSDLLFVLISGGGSALFEVPVDDISLGDIGWVARELMKAGADIFELNTVRKHLSMVKGGGLLKLARAKHVVSLIISDVVGDRLDTIASGPTVPDETTFLDAKNILVKYGLWDRAPVNVRKWIEAGIRGEVPETLKPGDPLAGKAYNVIVASNYISLKAMEDKARSLGYNTLLLTPFLHGEARETAKTIGSIAWSILEHDKPVAKPAVVIAGGETTVTVKGSGVGGRNQELCLSLAIDLKHLRGRNIVFACMGSDGVDGNSPAAGAIIDIETYWEAREKGLAPEEYLENNDSYTFFRKLGRTIETGYTGTNVNDFIVGIIK; encoded by the coding sequence ATGTTGGGTGATATCATTTCCTCGGCTATAAAGAACTATGATGAACTAGTTGGTCATGGTGTTCTCTATAGGCATGTCCTGGATATTCTCCTTGAGGGATTGAAGGCTGCTGACCCCGTGGAGGCTGTCTCTAGGAGTGTGACAGTCAAGGATTGGGATATCGTTGTTGCCGACAGGGTCTTCAGAGACTTTGATAGAGTGCATGTTGTTGGCTTCGGCAAGGCCTCAGTTGGGATGGCCCGTGGGTTGCATCGGGTCCTAGGCGATGCCATTTATGGTGGAGTTGTTATATCGCCTTTCCCTAGCGGGGACATTGGGCCAGTCAAGGTTGTTGTAGGCGATCACCCTATACCTGGGGATAGGACTCTTGAGGCTTCCCGTAGACTAGTAGAGTATGTCAAGGAGACTGTTGAGCCCAGTGACTTATTGTTCGTACTGATATCTGGTGGTGGCTCAGCGTTATTCGAGGTACCCGTAGACGATATTAGTCTCGGTGACATTGGGTGGGTTGCCAGGGAGCTCATGAAGGCTGGTGCTGACATATTTGAGCTGAATACTGTGAGGAAGCATTTGTCGATGGTTAAGGGCGGTGGCTTACTCAAACTAGCGAGGGCGAAACATGTTGTATCGCTGATTATAAGTGATGTTGTCGGCGATAGGCTCGACACTATTGCCTCCGGTCCAACGGTGCCTGACGAGACAACGTTTCTCGACGCCAAGAACATCCTGGTTAAGTATGGTCTATGGGATAGAGCGCCCGTGAACGTGAGGAAATGGATTGAAGCAGGTATCAGGGGAGAGGTCCCGGAGACTCTGAAGCCCGGTGACCCCTTGGCTGGGAAAGCCTATAACGTCATTGTTGCAAGCAACTACATCTCTCTCAAGGCAATGGAGGATAAGGCTAGGAGCCTAGGCTACAACACGTTGTTGCTAACACCATTCCTGCATGGTGAGGCCCGGGAAACAGCCAAAACAATAGGCTCTATTGCCTGGAGCATACTCGAGCACGATAAGCCAGTAGCCAAGCCAGCAGTTGTTATAGCTGGTGGAGAAACAACAGTCACGGTCAAAGGCAGTGGTGTTGGTGGACGAAACCAGGAACTATGCTTGAGCCTAGCGATAGACCTCAAGCACCTACGTGGAAGAAACATTGTCTTCGCTTGTATGGGTAGCGACGGGGTAGACGGGAATAGCCCAGCAGCAGGAGCAATCATTGACATCGAGACGTACTGGGAGGCACGAGAGAAAGGACTAGCCCCAGAAGAATACCTAGAGAACAATGACAGCTACACATTCTTCCGCAAGCTAGGTAGAACCATCGAGACAGGGTACACGGGCACGAACGTCAACGACTTCATAGTAGGTATCATCAAGTAG
- a CDS encoding CPBP family intramembrane metalloprotease, which translates to MPPKSLSEVVLVLAILAPIGEEVVFRGIVESYLLLQRIGFWISIAMPGILFSLIHITPFSSAPKKVLVTILFTALIVGLLAGYYRAVSGSLLPAIVIHSLFNITGFTVGRIISRQP; encoded by the coding sequence TTGCCCCCAAAGAGCCTGTCTGAAGTAGTCCTTGTCCTGGCCATACTCGCTCCCATTGGTGAAGAAGTTGTTTTCAGAGGTATTGTTGAGAGTTATCTATTGCTCCAGAGAATAGGCTTCTGGATCTCTATAGCTATGCCAGGAATACTATTCTCTCTAATACATATAACGCCGTTTTCCTCAGCTCCAAAAAAGGTCTTGGTAACAATACTGTTTACGGCATTAATTGTTGGTCTCCTAGCTGGGTACTATAGAGCAGTAAGTGGCTCCCTGTTACCCGCCATAGTAATACACTCACTTTTCAACATCACCGGATTTACAGTAGGTAGAATCATTAGTAGACAACCGTAG
- a CDS encoding glycosyltransferase family 2 protein — translation MKSLVSVIIPVYRESRILPRLLEKLSRQSIDCEVIVVVDEPTESFRDLMKHFWDRVVFIVNEERVGKAMALNKAVGFSSGEIIVFLDSDVDIPDDPEFLEKIVEEMRDCDILDFKKVVVKNSLLAKMTYYEYVGANTASWLTTRCLGRCPAINGSGFAVRRSAFVELDGFRRVISEDFDFATRAFLKKYKFKYTTRVFIYNYVHSSWQKWIVQRKRWSLGCALWLREWWKSLLKECLRNLQVFIPALLALIPSIVYIVANFFIPDMIIYKLFTSILFFIAVKFNIIFPLLLLTTLGIGFMKNLAILLISFLAFTLIFMALSKKLDFNFKTYEFLAYYFVYSPLVLFTIIVALIKVFILRNKEIINKLDDWKI, via the coding sequence TTGAAGTCTCTAGTGAGCGTGATAATACCTGTGTATCGTGAGTCAAGGATTTTGCCGCGACTGCTTGAAAAGCTGTCCAGACAGAGTATTGACTGTGAGGTAATTGTTGTTGTCGATGAACCTACGGAGAGTTTCCGAGACCTGATGAAGCATTTCTGGGACAGAGTAGTGTTTATTGTTAATGAGGAGAGAGTAGGTAAGGCTATGGCACTGAATAAAGCCGTGGGATTTTCTAGTGGGGAAATAATTGTCTTCCTGGATTCTGATGTCGATATACCTGATGACCCTGAGTTTCTCGAAAAAATCGTTGAGGAGATGAGGGATTGTGATATACTTGATTTCAAGAAGGTTGTGGTCAAGAACTCCCTATTGGCTAAAATGACTTACTACGAGTATGTTGGTGCAAACACAGCTTCATGGCTTACAACAAGGTGTCTGGGAAGATGTCCTGCGATAAATGGCTCAGGGTTTGCTGTAAGGAGAAGTGCTTTTGTTGAGCTAGATGGGTTCCGGAGAGTTATTAGCGAAGACTTTGATTTTGCCACAAGGGCTTTCCTCAAGAAATACAAGTTCAAGTACACCACAAGGGTCTTCATCTACAATTACGTGCACTCTAGTTGGCAGAAATGGATTGTACAGAGGAAGCGGTGGTCTCTGGGTTGCGCACTTTGGCTCCGAGAATGGTGGAAATCCTTACTCAAAGAGTGTCTGAGGAACCTACAGGTATTCATACCAGCCCTTCTTGCCCTAATCCCCTCTATAGTGTATATCGTGGCAAACTTCTTCATACCAGACATGATCATCTACAAGCTGTTTACCTCAATACTATTCTTCATCGCAGTAAAATTCAACATAATATTCCCGCTACTATTACTGACAACACTAGGTATAGGCTTTATGAAAAACCTCGCGATACTCCTAATAAGCTTCCTGGCTTTCACACTAATATTCATGGCTTTGTCCAAGAAACTAGACTTCAACTTCAAGACATACGAGTTCCTAGCCTACTATTTCGTGTACTCACCATTAGTACTATTCACGATAATAGTAGCTCTCATAAAGGTCTTCATACTGCGGAACAAAGAAATTATAAATAAGCTAGACGACTGGAAAATATAA
- a CDS encoding GNAT family N-acetyltransferase, producing MLRLVEGYCGGNDWVDNGIALLYNKCRLASIAWAMRAKSVDNVRDMFKSTWFDPREFALVMFDNRIVGCAWALIERNCRIGLCIDPYQPPWVVEEATRMLLAWARHSFEKRGARGVVTIGGWDQFGFMYRLLRRILDGVLLLEDYVATLMVYVGLKSKPSVPEGYMIKRGSMSDIPRVVEIFNKAFSIYDWFHPWDLEDARRYFERYKPILYVAVDRNGEIVGYADAMVFKAVDDRETGVVATVAVDPNHQRRGLGKALVATIVKELENKSVKRIYLDGVKGLEALYAKLGFKEYSRWIRFTTTLPSLPQSLPSYSIYTRD from the coding sequence TTGCTCCGGCTTGTTGAGGGGTATTGTGGCGGTAACGACTGGGTCGATAATGGTATTGCTCTGCTTTACAATAAGTGTAGGTTAGCTAGTATCGCGTGGGCTATGAGGGCTAAGAGTGTTGATAATGTAAGGGATATGTTTAAGTCGACATGGTTTGATCCTAGGGAGTTTGCTTTAGTTATGTTTGACAATAGGATTGTGGGGTGTGCCTGGGCTTTAATTGAGAGAAATTGTCGTATAGGCTTATGTATTGATCCTTACCAGCCTCCGTGGGTTGTCGAAGAAGCTACTAGGATGCTATTGGCTTGGGCTCGCCATAGTTTTGAGAAACGTGGTGCTAGAGGAGTTGTTACTATTGGTGGCTGGGATCAGTTTGGCTTCATGTATAGGTTGTTGCGGAGGATACTTGATGGTGTTCTTCTCCTGGAAGATTATGTTGCTACGTTAATGGTTTACGTGGGCCTGAAGTCTAAACCTAGTGTACCAGAGGGGTACATGATTAAGCGTGGATCAATGAGTGATATACCACGTGTTGTCGAGATATTTAACAAGGCTTTCTCTATATATGATTGGTTCCATCCATGGGATCTAGAGGATGCACGTAGATACTTTGAGAGATACAAACCGATACTGTATGTTGCAGTAGACAGGAATGGAGAGATTGTTGGGTATGCTGATGCCATGGTGTTTAAGGCTGTCGACGATAGGGAGACAGGTGTTGTAGCTACGGTAGCTGTGGATCCAAACCACCAACGTAGAGGACTCGGTAAAGCATTGGTGGCAACCATCGTTAAGGAGCTAGAGAACAAGAGCGTCAAGAGGATATATCTTGATGGGGTCAAGGGGCTAGAGGCACTTTACGCTAAACTTGGTTTCAAAGAATACTCTAGATGGATAAGATTCACCACAACACTACCTTCACTACCACAATCCCTACCATCATACAGCATCTATACCAGAGATTAG